The genomic window ccaAATTTATATTACAATAAATCTAGATATAATCTAcacatgatttaaaatttattcataaagaaatttttgcatgacaatattttttttattaaagaaggAAGCAAAGGGCCATTACATAATAGTAGACTTTATGAGGGTTCGGGCCAAGTCAATGCAAAGTTCTAAGCCCATTTTGTAGGTTCAGGTTTGGCCTAATCTGAAaagtagtttaaaattttatccaagtcCGATTCAgataaaaaatgttaaacttgAGTTTAGTTCCACtcgtattaaaataaatttaaaaaatataatataccaAATACACTAAACAATATATTGTCCagcaaattgaaaatacattaagcAAAgttacttaaataacattaacataGTTACAAATTAGCAAGCAAATGCCtcttaaaatagtattaaaattaatagttaCAAATTAGCAAGCAaatacaatatctaaataataacaataaaatagtaacaatataatagcaaataatatcaaaataacaataaatagCAGTAGAGGAAAAATTAGGCAAATTTGGAACCgaccttattttttgtccaagctcattttcgggcttatatttttgcccaaaccctcccacttttcggGTGAACCTTCGGGCTTGTGTGGGtgacccgacccatgatcaggtctacaTAATAGTGATTAGATaatcattttctcaaaaaaaaaggGAGGAATCTACTTATATCCGTGtaaaatttaagtcattttacaTCCTTCCATAactcttttataaaattaacattttaacaatCCAAACGTCATATTTCATGCTTCATTTTAGGTAgatcatgcatgtcaaatttggcataaattaaaatattctaattattcGTTTTACATAAAAAAACTTTCAaccgttaaatatatattaatatataactgatattttatatcaatatgatagagatattagatcaattcaaaaattttacatgcataacaaatacaaatatattgacaaatttaattattagattattaaaataataatctataaaaaaTTGCGAAACTAATACCTtccctaaataaaaaataaattctgaTATTAATGAAACCTCTATTTTCAAAAGTGAAATCCTTCATAAAAGCTACAAATACTGTGATGTAAAACAATATTTTGTTTGATCATGACGTTAATtgttattcataaataataatttcTTGATTGAAAATTGCAATCTTATTTGCCTTTACTATATTATACGATGAATATAAGTAAACAAATACATGTACACAAGATAATAAAACTAAGAAACTACATAACTtataggaaaaaaagaaagaaagaaagatggagaTTTTATGAACTGCAACGAGCCTGGAACTTATTCCATGCGATGCTAGTATCATGCATCAGGCTTCAGCGCTCCATCATCCCCAGGCTTAAGTCCGGCCATTCTGAACTCAGTGGGACCCTGATTTCCAGGTATTCTAATTCTTGTTGGATCTCTATTTCCAGGGATTCTAATTCCTGTAGGAGCTCCATTTCCAGGCATTCCAATTCCTGTTGGATCTCCATTTCCAGGCATTCTAATTTCTGTTGGATCTCTATGATCTCCATTGCCAGGCATTTTGAACCCTTTGCTGGGGTCACCATCATGCTCACCTGGTTTGGCAGCCGGAACCCTCCCATCGAACCCCAACTCCACGTCCCTTTCTTTAGGACCGAAATTATGGTTATGGTCTGAGGGTTTCGTTTGATTCTTGCCCCGGTTACACAGCCTTCCAAGAAAGCAAGCTATAGCTGATATAACAATGATCACTGCAAGCACTATAAAAACTGTTCCAAACGATCCATCCGAGTGATTATGGGATGGCGGCGCTTGCCCTGGCACCGTATTTGGTAAAACGACAACGGGCTGTTGCGGTTGAGTGGACATGGGTGTGGTTCGAAATTGCAAAGATGGGATGGGAGTGAAAAATGTGAGTTTTTAGTAGGTGTTTTAAAGGGCTTGGATGCATAAATGTGCAGCTCCTTGTTCTTTGAGTGCAGACAAAGGGAGGGAGGCTTTACAGTGAACTGTTGAAACAAGTAAGAACAATTTTGCCTGTAACAAGAGGTTATGTATATAAAAAGGTTTAGTAATTTTGAATGAGGAGCTTTCTTTATTAAGGAGACAAGCTAAAAGATTTTCATGCTGTTCTTTAATTAATGCACAAGTAAGGTCTTTGGAAAGGGAAAAAGTAATGATTTTGAGTGGCCTTTCCAAACTCATCTACCTACACTTTGCCGATCGCCGAAATATGGCTAAAATTGATCACCAAAACTTATAACGGATGTAACTCTAAAAATATGGATCAACTCATCCCATTGATAAAGACGTAGACGAAAATTGTATCCCTCAAAACCCATTAATTTCGCCGACTCCTCATATTCAACTTATTTTCAACTATTCTTGCATATATATTTTCAATCATATTTATCTTAATTCAAACTTatgaaattacataaaaattatataattgaaaAGATAAATTAGATCAACGGTCACttaattatgcataaatttccGTTTTAATCACGTCTAATTATTTGCTCattaatatttttgagattaCTTTTTTAAAGTAACTAAGATCAGCACTTTTCTAATTggtataatagtaaatttaactttgattctatatatatataaaaaatcaaaattctttttaaaatttaaagattctAAAATTTGTATAGAAATTGGGGGATTTTTAGCTTGTGGGATGCTTCCTAACAGCAAGTATAATTCATTATTCGGCTATGAAAAACACTATGGCAAACTTGTGGCATCCTGTCTGTGGGGTTCAAATTCTAGATCTAGGGGAAAAAAAAGGTatcttttttagttttttcataGTATAGATATGGAGAGAGTTTTGAAAGGTACACCATGGACTTTCAATAATCATTTATTAATACTTTGCAAACTGGAAAAGGGTGAGGATCCATTAAAAGTACAATTACTTTTTATCCCTTTCTGGGTACAAATTCACGACATTCCAGTaggtttattttctaaaaatctaGCAATACAATTGGACAGTTTTATTGGAGCTTTCTTGGAGTATGATGGTTCAAATTTGGGGAAGGAAAATCGTAATTACATGAGGGTAAGGGTGCAGATTGACGTTAGGAAgtctttaaaaagaaagaagcagGTTATGTGTTGTGGGATACGCTCGTATGTTAAATTTAAGTATGAACGTCTATCACTTTTCTGTTTTTACTGTGGATGTTTGAGGCATAATGACTCTTTTTGTGAGACAAAAATGATGGTTGGGAGGATATTGTTGAAATGGGTTGGGATTTATCATTGCGAGCACCATCTCGAAGAGCTCTATCAATGAATAGTATTTGGTTACGAGAAGAGGGGGAAGAAAAGTCGGAAGGAAGCTGGATGGAGAATAGGTTTGTAGGGCTTAGTTCAAGGAATGAGGATATGAAAGGAAGAAGGGGAAAACCATAGATCCAATATTGGGCTTTAACTTAGAAGGGGGTGTCATTTGTAGAACAATAGAAGGATAAATTATGGTCCAAACAGATGCAAATGGCCATGGAGCATGACTTGGAAGATGAAACCTTAATAAGGGAGGAGGGGAAAAAGTGAAACAGGGGGAAATGAAAGGACTTAATCTTTTATCGTCGGCAGATGCCAAGAGGCAAACTGATCGGGCGCAATGAAAATCAATGTTAGAACGTCCGTGGTTTGGGGAGAAAACGGACGGGTAGAAGACTTCGGCATTTGATGAAGATAAATAATCCCCAAATAGTCTTATTTGTGGAGACAAAACTTAGTAGAAAACAGATGGAAAAAGCTCGTAGGAGATGTGGTTATGCAAATGGTATTGAAGTCGACTCAGAAGGTACAAGAGGAGGCTTGTGTTTAGCATGGAAGACTGATGTTGATATAATGCTTCGTAGTTTTTTTAAAAGATTCATTGATGTGACAGTTGAAGATAAGGAAAAAAGAGTAAATTGAATATTCACAAGATTCTATGGATCCTTGTACGCACAGGATAAGAATGATTCATGGGATGTTTTGAAAAGCTTAGCTACTAATGTGGAAATTCCTTAGTTGGTTTATGGAGAATTCAATGAAATTATgtatggatttaaaaaaaaaaaagagggctaCCTAGAGATGAAAGAAggatggaaatttttcaaagaacGTTAGAGGAATGTTAACTGAACGACGTGGGCTTCGAGGGTAGTTGGTTCACTTGGGAGAGAGGAAGTCTACCTAAGACGAACATACAAGAACGACTAGACAGAGGTGTCGCTAACACAGACTGGATTACTTTGTTTCCAGAGGTGAAAGTTCAACATCTAGTTCATTTGTTTTCAAATCATTGTCCTCTTCTTATTAATACTGGGAGGTATGAAGAACAATTGGGgaacaataattttaaatttgaagctTGGTGGTCATTGGAAGAGTCTTTCATTAATGAAGTCAAGAGTTTGTGGGAGCAACCTTCAAGGGAGCTATTACAGAAGCTGGAAAATTGGAAAAAAAGGATTGAAGAAGTGGGCTGGGCAAATTCAAATAAATAGGAAAAAGACTAAACGGATCCTTATGGAAAAACTTGTGGAGTTGGCTAAAGCTGAAAGAGAAGATAAGAATTTAGCTGAGTTGAttgatacaaaaattaatttgaattttgagaTCGAAAAAGATGAATGTTACTAAGAACAAAGGGCCAAAACAAATTGGCTGAAGTTTGGGGATAAAAATACAGCACTTTTTCACAGTCAAGCATCACAAAGGCTGAGGAAGAATCTCATTCACAAGCTAGAAAATGAAGAAACAATAGAGATGGTGACCTTGCAGGAAATAGAAGGTGTTGCGACGTCTTATTTTCAGAATCTTTTTTTGGCATGAGGGAAGGGGAACTATGGAGACATACTATCAGGGATCTAGCGGTGTGTCAATGAGAAAGACAACCAAAAACTTACAGCAACATACACTAAAGATGAAAACACAGAAGCAGTCTTTGACATGGGACCAACGAAGGCATAGGGAAAGATGGATTTCCAGCATTATTTTATTAGGAATGCTGACAGATTTTTGGAGAAGAAGTCACCTCATTTTGCTTATGAATTCTAAACGGAGATATATAGGTTAGTCCAATAAACTCTACAAATATAGTACTTATCCTAAAAGTTAATAGCCTTTCTAATACGATGCAGTTTCAGTCGATTAGTGTATGCAatatactttataaaattatagcaAAGGCAATAGCAAATAGATTTCGAAAAGTTATTGGTAAATGTATTGATGAGGCATAAAGTGCCTTTGTGCATGGTTGATTAATATCAGATAATGTGCTACTAGCATATGAAGTACTCCATAAGTTAAAGCAAAAGAGATTGGGGAAAAAAGAGTATATGGCCATTAAACTTGATATGAAAAAAGCATACGATAGGGTTGAATGGAGTTTTATAAAGGAGATAATGACAAGGATGGGGTTTGATCAAAGCTAGGTAAATGACATTATGAAATGTGTTACCACTGTTTCTTATTCGATAATCATTAATGGGCATTGCGAGGTTAAATTTTTACCAGTTAGAGGACTTAGACAAGGTGATCCACTAAGTCCGTTCTTATTCCTTTTATGTGGTGAGGGCTTATCAAGTCTATTAAGGCTAGCAATGAAAGGAGGCCTTTTAAAAGGAGTTAGGGTTAATAGAAATGGTCCACAGATATCCCATATTTTATTTGCTAACGATTGCATATTGTTTGGGGAGGCAACAAGTATTGATGCTAATCTTTTCAAGGACATCCTACGTGAATGCAAATCTTGCTCGGGTCGATGTGTTAACTTTCACAAATCAATAGTATTTTTTAGCAAGAACACAGTGAAAGAGGATAAGAGACAAGTTGTCAATCTGTTGGGGGTACGTAATTCGAATGAACTAGAGCGATACGTAGGGTTGCCTAATATGGTAGGTCGGAGGAAAAATGAATCTTTCCAAAATTTAAAGGACtgatttaaaaaatgtattgACAATTGGAGTAACAGGTATTTATCGCGTggaggaaaaataaatatttataaaggcCATTCTTCAGGCTATACCAACTTATACGATGGCTTGTTTTTTTATTACCTAGAGTTCTATGTGATGAAATGGAAAGCATTGTAGCAAGATTCTGGTGGCAGAAGGGAAAAGGTAAAAGGGGAATTCATTGATGCACTTGGAAAAACCTTTGTTCTTTAAAAGAAAATGACGGCTTAGGTTTTCGAAATCTTGGTCAATTTAATATTGCGTTATTAGCTAAACAAGGTTGGCGTCTCATAAATTATCCAAATTCTTTATTAGCAAGAGTTTTAAAAGCAAAATATTTTCCACATTCAAGCTTCCTAAAGGCAGAGTTGGGAAATTTACCTTCACTTACCTGGAAGAGTATCTGGGCAGCAAAGAGACTTCTTCAAAAAGGAATGTGTTAGAGAGTGGGCAGAGGAGACAACATTTCTATCTAGGAAGACAGCTGGATACAGGGAATTGATAAAATTGACGAAAAAACAGAATAAATAGTGGGGAATTACAGTTAGTTTCGGATCTTATCGTTAATACAAACAAGAAATGGAGGCCGAATTTGATAAATAGTACCTTCGAAGAGAAAACTGCTCAAAAACTTCTACAGATCCCTTTTGCAGAGACTGAGCACGAGGATACTCAAGTTTGGAAAGAAGAATTATCTGGCGAGTTTTCAGTACGcagtgcctataaactattacaagatGCTAATTTGAATCCTATTAATTACTTATTACAGaccaaaataaaagaattttacaaGAAATTATGGAGCCTACAGCTGCCCTCAAAAATTGCAATTACTATTTGGCagattttctgggattatatccCTAATCTTGCTAATCTCAGGTACAGGAAAGTCACTTCAAATGATAGATGCCCTCGTTGCTGCTTCTGGGCAGAAGAAAGCCTTCATGTCTTCCGAGAATGCCCTATAACAACAGAAGTTTGGAAATCGTTAAACTTATAATGGGTTATGAACAacataaatcaaaatatataggAGTGGCTAACCTTGGTTTTTAATAGAAACAGCAACGACCAATGTCGACTCTTCTGTTATGCTTTATGGCAGATATAGTTctccaaaaatcaactcatacatGAGGGGAAAAATACAACAGGAAGGGTTTTAGCACAAAACGTTCAGAGGcatatggtagaatatgaaggaacaaaagttttgaagaaaaatggaaaaatgaaCAGAAGTTAGAGAATACAGGAGGACATATCGAGAACAATGATCCATTTTGATGCAGTGTTCGACAGAAGAACCTTCAAATCAGTTACAGGCCTGGTGGGATGGGACCTGAGGGGAAATTTACTGGTGTTAAAGACGATTATTCATAGCAATGTCCCCTGACCTTTCGCAGCAGAAGCATACGCATGTTTAGAGGGTACAAAGTTAGGGATTTCACCAAGAACTCAATCAGTTAAACTCATGGGGGACtctaaaacaataataaaaaaatgttagacGACCTCAACAGACAAATCAGTGATCGGAGCTTTAATCAGAGACATTCAGAATAAGAAATCTTGTTTTCAAGAACTTATTTTTCAGCACATTTGTAAATCAGAGAACTCGCATACACATAGACTAGCAAAGAATGCTCTTGATAGAGAAGAAACAACTTATCTGATGGGAGAAGAACTGAATTGTTATGCCTTTGCCTCGGAAGAAAACTGGTCAAAGAATCCAGATTGAAGGAGCGGATGAAAGAAAAGCACTCAAAGCAGATAGCAAAATAAAGTTTTATCTCTTGGGAACAGCTATCGACAGAACGGATAGGTCTTTGGAAATGACTATTCGACAGATTTTATAGTATCCAACCGTTTTTGAATTGACTAGGGTAGGTATAattgatttcttttattttcattcaatgTTTTCTGTTGTCCATTAAGTTAGTAAGCAACTAGCTAGTTAGGAGGTTTTCACTTCTATTTAGTGAGGCTGGGTTTTGCTGTTTCGATTTTTGATGTATTTAATTTTGGGCCTATTGATTTAGGCCTTTAGTTTGTTTTATTCTATCTTTAATAAAATACCcagtcattttatttaaaaaaattttgcatagaaatttaaaatatataaataaataaatcttaaatGTGTGATCAATTTTGAACATCGCAAAGCGTAGCTAGAATTGCATTGATGGGTAAcgtaattataaagtaattaacagTGACACTTTTCTAATTGATATAACAGTAAATTTAGCTCTAATTCtctataaaaagttataaaaaatcaaaattctttttaaaagttaatttttttaaaaatatttaaaatatataaatctatGATCAATTTTGGGTATGGTAAAGTGTAGCTAGAATTGCATTGATGAGTAACCTAATTATAAAATAACTAACATCGGCACCTCTCTAATtgatataatagtaaatttagctttaattttatataaaattataaaaaataattttttttaaatttaaagattttaaaatttgtataaaaatttaaaatatataaatatatataaaaaatatacataagattgaattttttttataaagatacaaataataaaaaagttttaaaattcaaatatataaaaatatttttaaaaataaaaaacatttatttttaatgaaaaataaaaaaaatgttctcCCCTCCTAGTCACTCTTCTGTAATTTGTTAACTTACTGAAAGAGATAACAGCAAGATGAAGATAATAAGGAAAGGGAAAAACTAAGATGATGAGTACACTGATTCATAATCCAAGAGCCTATTTATATAGACTTTTACATAATAAGAAAACTAAAAATAGGCACTAACAACTAGAGaaaaaatctaaagaaaataAATCCATAATTTTCAACCACTAAATCCTTGATATGCATAAACTATTTGCCTAGAAATAAGGAAAACAATCCGATTTTATTAACAACTAGATTTTATTAACAATCCCTCCTTTAAACTGAAAAACTCCTTAAACTTCAGTTTACTGGTGCCATTCTTCAAATAGGATCTTCCAAAGTGCAAACTCTCATTAACCTCCTCAAATTTTGGAAGGAAAACAATTTGAGAGGTTTGGTAAATATGTCAGCTAGTTTATCTTCGCTCTTGCACTACTTGAGATCAATTACCCAATCATTGTTAAGATCTCTCAAAAAATAGTACTTTACATCAATATGCTTGCTTCTACCGTGTAATACTGGATTTTTTGAGAGTTTGATAGCTAAATTGTTGTCACAGAAAATTGTTGTAGCTCCCATTCTCTTGAATTTTAGCTTCTTCAAGATTTTCCTCAGCCAAATAGCTTGACAAGCACAGGTTGTTGCAGCAACAAATTTAGCTTCAGTCATTGACAAAGTAACAATAGATTGTTTCTTGGATGACCATGAAACAGCTCCGGTTCCCATCATGAAAACATAACTTGAAGTGTTTTTTCTATCATCCAAATCTCCTACAAAGTCACTGTCAGTGAACCCAAATAAATCCGAAATTTCACCTTTTCTATAAAACAACCCAAAATCCTTGGTTCCTTGCAAGTAACAAAGGATTATCTTGATATCCAATAAATGTATCTCTGTAGGATTCTCCATAAACCTACTAATTAAACTCACAGAATACATTATGTTAGGTCTTGTACCAGTCAAGTACATTAAGCTGCCAACGATCTGCTTATAAAGAGCGTTGTTCACTTTCTTTCCCtcttttctcaatttc from Gossypium hirsutum isolate 1008001.06 chromosome D12, Gossypium_hirsutum_v2.1, whole genome shotgun sequence includes these protein-coding regions:
- the LOC107946225 gene encoding S-antigen protein, producing MSTQPQQPVVVLPNTVPGQAPPSHNHSDGSFGTVFIVLAVIIVISAIACFLGRLCNRGKNQTKPSDHNHNFGPKERDVELGFDGRVPAAKPGEHDGDPSKGFKMPGNGDHRDPTEIRMPGNGDPTGIGMPGNGAPTGIRIPGNRDPTRIRIPGNQGPTEFRMAGLKPGDDGALKPDA